A genomic segment from Nicotiana tabacum cultivar K326 chromosome 7, ASM71507v2, whole genome shotgun sequence encodes:
- the LOC107814138 gene encoding uncharacterized protein LOC107814138, whose protein sequence is MEIEVMMPSPAVDFNVDSGCTTPYMSAPSSPPRVATLFYSAPASPTRISSLYDEINFDPIQDDDFAFDFSGQLERISFSAADELFDGGKIKPLKPPPRFQYDGKHTDSPKSPKKLFKEAFSPRHKKKDFDAAALQKQSQTEDNQNLENSSSSREKGTRSLSPFRVSDLLYDQENNQQNPKKSASVSSSSSSSSSSSTSSVSSMISLWSKKWKLKDLFLFRSSSEGRASSTEQLNKYELLKKSHQEDVKNSSFRSTDSVRSRKKGPVSAHELHYTMNRAVSEEMKKKTYLPYKQGLLGCLGFNASMRDSVSKSVANSMSMSRR, encoded by the coding sequence ATGGAGATAGAGGTAATGATGCCATCTCCAGCGGTGGATTTCAACGTCGACAGTGGTTGCACTACTCCTTACATGAGTGCACCTTCAAGTCCTCCACGTGTCGCCACCTTGTTCTACAGTGCACCCGCTAGTCCCACCCGCATTTCCTCACTTTACGATGAAATTAACTTTGACCCAATTCAAGATGACGATTTTGCTTTTGATTTCAGTGGACAATTAGAGAGGATTTCTTTTTCAGCAGCTGATGAACTCTTTGATGGTGGAAAAATCAAACCTTTAAAACCACCACCTCGGTTTCAGTACGACGGAAAACACACTGATTctccaaaatctccaaaaaaatTGTTCAAAGAAGCATTTTCGCCTCGACacaaaaagaaagattttgacGCTGCAGCTTTACAAAAACAGAGTCAAACAGAGGACAATCAGAATTTGGAAAACTCTTCAAGTTCAAGGGAAAAAGGAACAAGATCATTATCACCATTTAGAGTTTCTGATTTATTATATGATCaagaaaacaatcaacaaaaccCAAAAAAGTCAGCCTCTGTTTCATCatcgtcatcttcttcttcctcctcttcaacTTCTTCAGTTTCTTCAATGATCTCACTCTGGTCCAAAAAATGGAAACTCAAAGACTTGTTTCTATTCAGAAGTTCTTCAGAAGGTCGAGCAAGTAGTACAGAACAATTAAATAAGTACGAATTATTGAAGAAGAGTCATCAAGAAGATGTGAAAAATTCCAGCTTTAGGTCAACAGACAGTGTTAGATCGAGAAAAAAAGGACCAGTTTCGGCTCATGAATTGCATTATACAATGAACAGGGCAGTTtcagaagagatgaagaagaaaacaTATTTGCCATACAAACAGGGTTTATTGGGTTGCTTAGGTTTTAATGCATCAATGCGAGATTCTGTTTCAAAAAGTGTTGCTAATTCTATGTCTATGAGTCGCCGTTAA